The window tttctGAGACTGTTCATCCCTACAAATCCTCAATTATATCATGTAAGAAAAATACaagaaaatatacatataatgttAACTGTAATATGCTAGCCGTGTTAATTATGTGTTATGTGTTATGTGTACCCGGTTTGTCCTTTGTAAAATGTGATAAGGTGGAGGGGGGGGTATACTCAAAACGAAATTCGAAACTTCATTTTGTAAACGTATCCAGCGAAATGGGTTAAAAGAGTTACTCATGAAATACTCACTATTATATCCgctttaatttaattttattgtttcgtttttttttttttttttttttttttttccttttttttttttttctttttttttttttttttttttttttttcctttttttttttttccttttttttttttccttttttttttttttgtttatctcaaattgtaaaaaaaggagcatataaaagtaaaaaagggaaagcacctttaaataatttaaacgaAACAAATTTGTTAATGCTGAACAAATTAATAGGTGTGGGTGAGGTAGATCAACAGTTATAAGCTAGGTGCAAAAGTACGATtatgtaagtatgtatgtatgcattgAATGAGcataaaaaggaagaaattaAAGGTTAACGggtttataaaaataaattaaaggcCAACAAGGTATGCacctattattatatacttacaaacatacaaaaataaataaacatgcatatgcatacatatacttacatataacCCAATAATGTTTGgctttttttgtatgtaaaAAGGGAGAGTCCTTCAGAAGAAAATCGGTGTTATGCCTTGTgttattcataatttaacaaatttataaaaaaaaaaaaaaaaaaatgttaccCCAAATGAGCCATAGCCATTTCACTGTTATgccttatattttaaatcatCGTTGAATGGCTTATTGGTTTCATTCTACCACAGATATGAACTGcgtatatataagcatatatatgtacgtatgtatttgtatatgtatatatttatgtagcTCTATCACTGTgcatattttcaatttttatggTTATTCGTAGAAATTAGAAAAAGAGAGAAtgaaatataagaaaagcGTAAAGAAGGATAATGGTATAAACTGAAGATTTCTCTCGATTTAGTTGTTTGTACcccttctctttttttttttttttttttttttatttatttatgcttCACCATATCGTTCTTTGGCATCAGCATTGCTGTAGATATCATAGaggcaaatatatatatttatatgcacaaatatataaatacatgtacatatgtatatatgtgtaacgCATGTATGAACGTGCCCCGGTGTGCTTATATATGCGCGATATAGGTTAACGTGAACCATTTTAGTGCATACTTGCATTATGCCAATAAGTCTGACATAAAGAATGAAACTTTTACTTTTGGTGagtataatatacataaattatttttccaaaatatGGGGTTACATAAGTACAGTAAAAATACACAATTTGAATAGCATTTTAAATAAGAGGATAATAAGTACTCGTAGGGTTAATATTGTAAAACTCAATTTACAAAATGACAacaataattatgataataataaaagattttttaataatagaCCAGTAGTAGGTGAAAAATcactaaataaaattaccTTAATTGGACGAGTTGGATGTGAACCagacataaaaattttaaatggaGGAGATAAAGTAGCTACGTTTAGTTTAGCAACAAATGAATTCTGGAGAGATCGAAATacaaatgaattaaaatcGAAAACAGATTGGCATAGAATAGTTGTTTATGACCAGAATATAGTAGATCTGGTggataaatatttaagaaaaggaagaagaatatatgtacaagGGTCATTACATACAAGGAGATGGTTTGGTAATGATTTAAATAATCAACCAAAACAAATAACTGAAATAGTTTTGTCCTATAACAGAGGagatttaatatttttagatGATAGACGTAATTTTATGACACGAAACCCACcaaatatacaatatagtgaaaatcaaaatataaataatgagaacataaataaaaattcaaataacAGTGTGGATATTATGCCTCAAACGGATGATAACAATAAAAGTGATAGCCCAAATGATTTTGCACACGCCCTAGACGATGGTGCTAATAACTTTGAGGGGATGGATGAAGACCTTGACAAGGAGGGGATATACGACAAAATGAATACTCAGGAGTTCGATGAGTAATCGGGGGAGAAAACCCACGTGGATATGTGTACATTAGGATGTATGTACATGGGTATCATGTAGCTTgcttgttcatattttttttttttttttttatttgcacCCTCACTACAGCTAGcttataacaataaaaaaaatgcacacATTTCCGGCTTGCATACAACTTGTGTGTGTGCATTTTGTTCACCATTTAATTTCCAAAAATTTGAATAATGCAGCAGCTAAATGTTATGCAAGAATAAATGTTTGCGTCAATGCCCCTTTTGTTCGTAAATTAATGTTCCTGTTAGTAAGTTAAATTtgatacataaacatatgaacatacataatttttaccattttttagcgcgaaaataattatgtactgttcataaaaaaataactttttagCTAGCACCTGCTATGCggaattttcttttttttgtttttttgctatttttatgTTCCTATGCAAAAATACAAATGTAAACTAAAATTCGTGTATACGTATAGAAGACAtgcgtatatgtgtatatagatatatggcttcttccccttttttttttttttttttgtctcaACTGTgaagtattttaaaaattttaagcataaatgtttaaaaatgtatgagcatgtttaaaaatgtatgagcatgtttaaaaatgtatgagCATGTTTAAGAATGTATGAGCAcgtataaaaatgtatgaacatgcataaaaatgtatgagcatgtataaaaatgtatgagcatgcataaaaatgtatgagcatgtataaaaacatatgaacatgcataaatatgtatgtgaatgcataaaaatttatgtaaatgcataaaaatttatgtaaatgcataaaaatgCATAACTATCTtcttaaacattttaaaaaaacaacatTATTGTGTTGCCATAATTTGGGGAAAATAACTTTTATAGAATTAGCACAGTCGTTGTGCCTTCCTtgacatacaca of the Plasmodium malariae genome assembly, chromosome: 6 genome contains:
- the SSB gene encoding single-stranded DNA-binding protein, putative, producing the protein MKLLLLVSIIYINYFSKIWGYISTVKIHNLNSILNKRIISTRRVNIVKLNLQNDNNNYDNNKRFFNNRPVVGEKSLNKITLIGRVGCEPDIKILNGGDKVATFSLATNEFWRDRNTNELKSKTDWHRIVVYDQNIVDLVDKYLRKGRRIYVQGSLHTRRWFGNDLNNQPKQITEIVLSYNRGDLIFLDDRRNFMTRNPPNIQYSENQNINNENINKNSNNSVDIMPQTDDNNKSDSPNDFAHALDDGANNFEGMDEDLDKEGIYDKMNTQEFDE